From a single Bacillus sp. NEB1478 genomic region:
- the yfmF gene encoding EF-P 5-aminopentanol modification-associated protein YfmF — MVNHKKTDLDGITLHTIETKKYKTTSFVLQIKQTIDESTVTKRALLPSVLQSGTKDFPSSKELRSALDDLYGATLNTDLSKKGENQVISIRMEVANEKFLNNSEPVLDKAFHLLSQVLLAPAQENGVFKESIIKKEKRNLKQQIESIYDDKMRYANKRLLEEMFESESYRLNVYGNEEEVDGITSKDLYEYYQHVILRDKIDLYVIGDISSDEMAEKVKKHFRFPQKRNEDQSSEKKVTDEKKISKIKEIFEEQDVQQGKLHMGYRTYTTYSDKDYFALQVFNGVFGGFSHSKLFINVREKASLAYYAASRFESHKGAIFVMSGIETANYEKAVKIIKEQLDEIKNGNITDGEFEQTKAMITNQILETIDSTIGLSEVLYHNVVAGTNRTIEEWIDGIKNVTKEDVVEVSKKVALDTIFFLKGASTNGNENI; from the coding sequence ATTGTAAATCATAAAAAAACAGATCTTGATGGAATAACCTTACATACAATTGAAACAAAAAAGTACAAAACCACTTCATTTGTTCTTCAAATCAAACAAACCATAGATGAGAGCACAGTTACAAAAAGAGCTTTGCTACCATCAGTACTTCAGAGCGGCACAAAGGATTTTCCATCCAGTAAAGAATTAAGAAGTGCATTAGATGATCTTTATGGAGCTACTTTAAATACTGATTTGTCCAAAAAAGGCGAAAATCAGGTGATCAGTATCCGGATGGAAGTAGCCAACGAAAAGTTCTTAAATAATTCTGAACCTGTATTAGACAAAGCTTTTCATCTTTTATCACAAGTCCTATTAGCTCCTGCCCAAGAAAACGGTGTGTTTAAAGAAAGTATTATTAAAAAAGAAAAACGAAATCTTAAACAGCAGATAGAATCCATCTATGATGATAAAATGCGTTATGCCAACAAACGTCTGCTTGAAGAAATGTTCGAATCAGAATCTTATCGATTAAATGTATATGGAAATGAAGAGGAAGTAGATGGCATTACATCCAAAGATCTTTATGAATATTATCAGCACGTTATTTTGAGAGATAAGATAGATTTATATGTGATCGGTGATATATCCTCAGATGAAATGGCTGAAAAAGTGAAAAAGCATTTCCGGTTTCCTCAAAAGCGGAATGAAGATCAGTCTTCAGAAAAGAAAGTTACAGATGAAAAGAAAATTTCTAAAATAAAAGAGATCTTTGAAGAACAAGATGTACAGCAAGGAAAACTGCATATGGGTTATCGGACTTATACAACTTACAGTGATAAGGATTATTTTGCCCTGCAAGTATTTAACGGTGTTTTTGGCGGATTCTCTCATTCCAAACTATTTATAAATGTAAGAGAAAAAGCGAGTTTGGCATATTATGCAGCATCACGATTCGAAAGTCATAAAGGAGCTATATTTGTCATGAGTGGAATTGAGACAGCTAATTATGAGAAAGCTGTTAAGATCATTAAAGAACAACTGGATGAAATAAAGAATGGCAATATAACTGATGGTGAATTCGAACAAACTAAAGCGATGATTACTAACCAGATTTTAGAGACAATTGATTCTACGATTGGGCTTTCAGAAGTGTTGTATCATAATGTCGTTGCAGGTACAAATAGAACAATTGAAGAGTGGATAGACGGTATTAAGAATGTGACAAAAGAAGATGTTGTTGAAGTTTCGAAAAAAGTAGCGCTCGATACGATCTTTTTCTTGAAAGGAGCAAGCACGAATGGGAACGAAAACATTTGA
- a CDS encoding ABC transporter ATP-binding protein, producing MEYVIEMRNIRKEFPGIVANDDITLQVKKGEIHALLGENGAGKSTLMNVLFGLYEPEEGEIYVKGNKVVNNDPNIANSLGIGMVHQHFMLVDKFTVTENIILGKEPTKGGKVDLKSAAKEVQALSDQYGLRVNPYAKVEDISVGMQQRVEILKTLYRGADILIFDEPTAVLTPQEILELIQIMKKLVSEGKSIILITHKLKEIMEVCDRCTVIRRGKGIGTVDVKDSNPDSLAAMMVGREVNFTVAKGFADPKESVLTIKDLVVLDSRKVPAVNGLNLNIRAGEIVGIAGVDGNGQSELLEAITGLRKISEGSIHLRDSDITNKTPRKVTRTGLAHIPQDRHKHGLVLDFSVGENMVLQTYYEKPYSKNGILKFSPIFEKANQLITQYDVRTPDAHTPARALSGGNQQKAIIAREVDRDPDFLIAAQPTRGLDVGAIEFIHSKLIEQRDKGKAVLLVSFELDEIMNVSDKIAVMYEGKIVAEVDPKQTTEQELGLLMAGGKRGTTDAE from the coding sequence ATGGAATATGTTATTGAAATGCGTAATATTCGCAAAGAATTTCCAGGTATTGTAGCTAATGATGATATTACCCTTCAAGTTAAAAAAGGTGAAATACACGCACTTCTTGGTGAGAATGGTGCAGGTAAATCAACATTGATGAATGTTCTTTTCGGTCTTTATGAACCTGAAGAAGGTGAGATCTATGTAAAAGGCAATAAAGTAGTGAACAATGATCCGAACATAGCCAACTCGCTTGGGATTGGGATGGTACATCAGCACTTTATGCTCGTAGATAAGTTTACAGTTACTGAGAATATCATTTTAGGGAAAGAGCCTACAAAAGGCGGGAAAGTTGATCTAAAGTCAGCTGCTAAAGAAGTTCAAGCCCTTTCAGACCAGTACGGGCTTAGAGTAAATCCGTATGCAAAGGTTGAAGACATTTCTGTAGGGATGCAGCAGCGTGTAGAAATTTTGAAAACGCTTTATAGAGGAGCGGATATTCTTATTTTCGATGAACCGACAGCAGTACTGACTCCTCAAGAGATTTTAGAGTTGATTCAAATAATGAAAAAACTCGTGAGTGAAGGTAAATCAATAATACTGATTACACATAAGCTGAAGGAAATTATGGAAGTATGTGACCGCTGTACAGTTATTAGAAGAGGTAAAGGAATCGGAACAGTAGATGTTAAAGATTCTAATCCGGATTCACTTGCAGCGATGATGGTTGGTCGTGAAGTGAATTTTACTGTTGCTAAAGGGTTTGCTGATCCAAAAGAATCCGTACTTACGATTAAAGACTTAGTCGTTTTAGACAGCCGAAAGGTACCTGCCGTCAATGGACTGAATTTAAATATCAGAGCAGGTGAGATTGTTGGTATAGCTGGTGTTGATGGCAACGGACAATCCGAACTTCTTGAAGCAATTACTGGACTTAGAAAGATAAGCGAAGGATCTATTCATTTAAGAGATTCAGACATTACGAATAAGACACCAAGAAAAGTGACTAGAACCGGACTTGCACATATACCGCAAGACAGACACAAACATGGACTCGTTCTCGATTTTTCAGTAGGTGAAAATATGGTTCTTCAAACGTATTATGAAAAACCATATTCAAAGAATGGGATTTTGAAATTCTCTCCCATTTTTGAAAAAGCAAATCAATTAATTACTCAGTATGACGTTCGTACTCCTGATGCTCATACGCCTGCAAGGGCACTTTCTGGCGGTAATCAGCAAAAAGCTATTATTGCAAGAGAAGTAGACCGTGATCCTGATTTCTTAATTGCGGCTCAGCCTACACGCGGTCTTGACGTCGGAGCTATTGAGTTTATTCATTCCAAACTAATTGAACAACGAGATAAAGGGAAAGCGGTTTTACTCGTTTCTTTCGAGTTAGATGAAATAATGAACGTCAGTGATAAAATCGCGGTAATGTATGAAGGTAAAATCGTTGCTGAAGTGGATCCAAAGCAAACAACTGAACAAGAACTCGGCTTATTGATGGCTGGCGGAAAGAGGGGTACTACAGATGCAGAATAA
- a CDS encoding BMP family ABC transporter substrate-binding protein, translating into MKKKLGLMVTALLTAGTILSGCGSSDEGKSSGDKKDFKVAMVTDTGGVDDKSFNQSAWEGLTKYGKDNGLTEGKEFKYLQSTQQSDYKPNLNSLVRQKYDLVFGIGFLMGSDVETVAKQQPDAKLAIVDMVVKGDNVANITFSEHEGSFLVGLVAGLQTKSNKVGFVGGVNSELIKKFENGFKAGVKTANPNAEIMVQYAEDFNKAEKGQQIANTFYEQGADIIYHAAGGTGMGVFTEAKNRAKNGQKVWVIGVDRDQHEEGMPENVTLTSMVKRVDKAVFEVSEQTAKGKFPGGKVVEFGLKQDGVGIAPTTENVSKDALAKVDEYKKKIIDGEVKVPKTDDEFKEFQANLK; encoded by the coding sequence TTGAAAAAGAAATTAGGATTAATGGTAACTGCATTGTTAACTGCCGGTACAATCTTGTCCGGATGTGGAAGTTCCGATGAAGGAAAATCTTCTGGGGACAAAAAAGACTTTAAAGTAGCTATGGTAACAGATACAGGCGGTGTTGATGATAAGTCATTCAACCAGTCTGCATGGGAAGGTTTAACAAAATACGGAAAAGATAATGGATTAACAGAAGGAAAAGAGTTTAAATACTTACAATCAACACAACAAAGTGATTATAAGCCAAACTTGAATTCATTAGTACGCCAAAAATATGATCTAGTTTTCGGTATTGGTTTCTTAATGGGATCTGATGTTGAAACTGTTGCAAAACAACAGCCTGATGCTAAGCTTGCAATCGTTGATATGGTTGTTAAAGGCGATAACGTAGCAAACATCACGTTCAGTGAGCATGAAGGATCTTTCTTGGTAGGTTTAGTAGCTGGTCTTCAAACAAAGTCTAATAAAGTAGGTTTTGTTGGAGGAGTTAACAGTGAACTTATCAAGAAATTTGAAAACGGTTTTAAAGCTGGTGTGAAAACTGCAAATCCTAATGCAGAAATCATGGTTCAATATGCAGAAGACTTCAACAAAGCAGAAAAAGGCCAGCAAATCGCCAACACATTCTATGAGCAAGGTGCTGATATCATCTATCACGCTGCAGGCGGAACAGGTATGGGTGTGTTCACTGAAGCGAAAAACCGTGCAAAAAATGGACAAAAAGTTTGGGTAATCGGTGTTGACCGTGACCAGCACGAAGAAGGTATGCCAGAGAATGTAACGCTTACTTCAATGGTAAAACGTGTTGATAAAGCTGTATTTGAAGTATCTGAACAAACAGCAAAAGGCAAGTTCCCAGGTGGTAAAGTAGTAGAATTCGGTCTTAAACAAGATGGTGTAGGTATTGCTCCTACAACAGAAAATGTTTCTAAAGATGCATTAGCTAAAGTAGATGAATACAAAAAGAAAATTATTGACGGTGAAGTAAAAGTTCCAAAAACAGATGATGAATTCAAAGAGTTCCAAGCAAACTTAAAGTAA
- a CDS encoding ABC transporter permease — protein MSFMDILALIVPAAIVSAAPLIFTALGGVFSERSGVVNIGLEGLMLFGAFTGAVTIYYGEQLGLGSASPWVSFLVAMIVGALLASIHAIASITLKADQVVSGVALNFLAAGLAIFLTKKIFHAGQTPVISERISKSDIPFLSDIPFIGKLFFSNAYATSYVAVLFAVIVWYVLYKTPFGLRLRSVGEHPMAADTMGIKVPKMRYIGVLLSGAFAGLGGAVYVASISGNFTHSTITGQGFMALAAMIFGKWHPLGALGAALFFGLAQAISISGSHIPFLEDIPKVFLLIAPYVLTILALAGLVGRADAPKALGTPYEKGKR, from the coding sequence ATGAGTTTTATGGATATTCTAGCATTAATCGTACCAGCTGCAATTGTTTCAGCAGCTCCTCTAATCTTTACGGCATTGGGCGGTGTTTTCAGCGAAAGATCCGGAGTAGTTAACATAGGACTTGAGGGTTTGATGTTATTCGGTGCTTTCACGGGTGCAGTAACGATCTATTATGGTGAACAGCTAGGACTAGGTTCTGCGTCACCTTGGGTAAGTTTCCTGGTAGCTATGATTGTAGGTGCATTGCTTGCGTCAATACATGCGATTGCCAGTATTACATTAAAAGCTGACCAAGTAGTCAGCGGAGTTGCATTAAACTTTTTAGCTGCTGGACTAGCAATTTTCTTAACTAAAAAGATCTTTCATGCAGGTCAGACACCAGTCATTTCTGAAAGAATTTCCAAAAGTGATATTCCGTTTTTATCTGATATTCCTTTTATCGGAAAATTATTCTTCTCAAACGCTTATGCAACATCTTACGTAGCAGTTTTGTTTGCAGTTATCGTTTGGTATGTACTATATAAAACGCCATTTGGTCTTCGTCTCCGTTCAGTTGGTGAGCATCCTATGGCAGCCGATACAATGGGAATCAAAGTTCCTAAAATGAGATATATCGGAGTATTACTCAGTGGTGCTTTTGCTGGTTTAGGAGGGGCAGTATATGTTGCTTCTATCTCAGGGAACTTTACACATTCTACAATCACTGGTCAAGGTTTCATGGCACTCGCTGCAATGATATTCGGGAAATGGCATCCGCTTGGAGCACTTGGAGCAGCATTGTTCTTTGGTTTAGCACAAGCAATCAGTATTTCAGGATCTCACATTCCATTTTTAGAGGACATTCCAAAAGTATTTTTGCTAATTGCTCCTTACGTTCTTACAATCCTAGCACTAGCAGGACTTGTTGGACGAGCAGATGCGCCAAAAGCATTGGGTACTCCGTATGAAAAAGGTAAAAGATAA
- a CDS encoding ABC transporter permease, with protein MQNNNNKIKFLVPLVSVFLGLLIGGIIMLVSDYHPIEAYVALFQGIVGGPYFIGETIRQMSPLILAGLAVAFAFRTGLFNIGVEGQLLVGWLASVYVGVFVDAPAFIHIPLAILAAGVAGALWGAIPGILKAKFKVHEVITTIMMNYIALYSTNEIIRQFMLAPGERTKSVKETASLSSPFLQDITDYSTLHYGIFVALIAAVIMWFILWRTTLGFELRAVGFNQHASQYAGINVSKNIVLSMAISGIFAGIAGSMEGLGTYQYMTINAAFTGVGFDGIAVALLGANSAIGVVLGAALFGGLKIGALNMQSIAGVPTELVGVVIALIIFFVACSYIVHWLMNRVNKGGKI; from the coding sequence ATGCAGAATAACAATAACAAAATAAAATTCCTCGTTCCTCTCGTTTCCGTTTTCCTGGGATTGCTGATCGGCGGAATCATCATGCTGGTGAGTGATTATCATCCGATAGAAGCGTATGTTGCGTTATTTCAAGGAATAGTCGGCGGACCTTACTTTATCGGAGAAACGATCAGACAGATGTCTCCACTCATTCTTGCAGGGCTGGCAGTTGCATTTGCTTTTCGAACAGGCTTATTCAACATCGGCGTTGAAGGTCAGCTTTTAGTAGGATGGCTTGCATCAGTCTATGTAGGAGTTTTTGTGGATGCACCAGCATTTATTCATATTCCTCTTGCAATATTAGCTGCAGGGGTAGCTGGAGCTCTTTGGGGAGCGATTCCAGGGATACTTAAGGCGAAATTCAAGGTTCATGAAGTTATTACGACAATCATGATGAACTATATTGCATTATATAGTACAAATGAGATCATTAGACAATTTATGCTTGCTCCTGGTGAACGTACAAAAAGCGTCAAAGAAACGGCGTCACTTTCATCGCCATTTTTACAGGATATTACAGATTATTCCACTTTGCATTACGGAATATTTGTTGCTTTAATCGCTGCAGTTATCATGTGGTTTATTTTGTGGAGAACGACATTAGGCTTTGAATTAAGAGCTGTTGGATTTAATCAGCATGCTTCACAATACGCTGGAATCAACGTTTCAAAAAACATAGTATTGTCAATGGCTATTTCAGGAATTTTCGCTGGAATTGCCGGAAGTATGGAAGGACTCGGTACATACCAATACATGACGATTAATGCAGCATTCACTGGTGTTGGTTTTGATGGTATCGCTGTTGCACTTCTAGGTGCTAATAGTGCAATCGGTGTGGTTTTAGGGGCAGCTCTTTTCGGAGGGTTGAAAATAGGGGCACTGAATATGCAGTCAATCGCAGGTGTTCCTACAGAGTTAGTCGGAGTAGTTATTGCATTAATCATCTTCTTTGTTGCATGTAGTTATATTGTTCATTGGCTGATGAATCGTGTTAACAAAGGAGGTAAAATCTAA
- the yfmH gene encoding EF-P 5-aminopentanol modification-associated protein YfmH — MGTKTFDQLDETLHYEECENGLKVYVLEKKGFNKTFATFTTHYGSVDNHFKPLGKQENVKVPDGIAHFLEHKLFEKEQGDVFQDFSKQGASANAFTTFNRTAYLFSTTSDVKTNLTTLIDFVQEPYFTEKTVEKEKGIIGQEIRMYDDNPDWRVYFGLIENMYHNHPVKIDIAGTEKSIADITKDDLYECYETFYHPSNMILFIVGPVNAKEILDFVKENQAKKTFKEKAPIERFFDEEPSSVAKKEKVIEMTVQTPKCYMGYKEASPNRKGKDLMRHELCVNLALEIMFGKSSPNYEALYEEGLIDQTFSFDYTEENGFGFSMLGGDTKSPDEFVKRVSEMIESFKMQTLCEESFDRARKKKIGAFLRSLNSPEFIANQFTRYAFNEMDLFDVIPEFEGLRVSDVEEVLQSHFNKEAMSVCQVQKKKS, encoded by the coding sequence ATGGGAACGAAAACATTTGATCAATTAGACGAAACATTACATTATGAAGAATGTGAGAATGGATTAAAAGTCTATGTATTAGAAAAAAAGGGATTCAATAAAACTTTTGCCACCTTTACCACGCATTATGGATCAGTTGATAACCATTTCAAACCTCTAGGTAAACAAGAAAATGTTAAAGTGCCTGATGGAATCGCGCATTTTTTAGAGCATAAACTTTTTGAAAAAGAGCAAGGCGATGTTTTTCAGGATTTTAGTAAACAAGGTGCATCAGCAAATGCCTTTACTACTTTTAATCGAACAGCTTATTTATTTTCAACAACGAGTGATGTGAAAACAAATTTAACAACTTTAATCGACTTTGTTCAAGAACCCTATTTTACTGAAAAAACAGTTGAAAAAGAAAAAGGGATCATTGGGCAGGAAATCAGAATGTATGATGACAATCCTGATTGGAGAGTATATTTCGGTCTGATTGAAAACATGTATCATAATCATCCTGTAAAAATCGATATTGCGGGAACAGAAAAATCAATTGCAGATATCACAAAAGATGATCTGTATGAATGCTATGAAACGTTCTATCATCCAAGCAATATGATTTTATTTATAGTAGGTCCTGTTAATGCGAAAGAAATTTTGGATTTCGTAAAAGAAAATCAAGCGAAGAAAACATTCAAGGAAAAAGCACCCATTGAAAGGTTCTTTGATGAAGAACCTTCAAGTGTTGCAAAAAAAGAGAAAGTGATTGAAATGACCGTTCAAACACCAAAATGTTATATGGGATACAAAGAAGCATCTCCAAACCGAAAAGGAAAAGACTTAATGCGCCATGAGCTTTGTGTGAACCTTGCTTTGGAGATCATGTTTGGAAAAAGTTCTCCAAATTATGAAGCGTTGTATGAGGAAGGTCTCATCGATCAAACCTTTTCTTTTGATTACACAGAAGAGAATGGTTTTGGCTTCAGCATGCTTGGCGGAGATACAAAATCACCTGACGAGTTTGTAAAGCGCGTCTCTGAAATGATTGAAAGCTTTAAAATGCAGACTCTATGTGAGGAATCGTTCGATCGTGCTCGCAAAAAGAAAATCGGAGCTTTCTTGCGGTCTTTGAATTCACCTGAATTTATTGCGAATCAATTTACAAGATATGCCTTTAATGAAATGGACCTTTTTGATGTAATTCCCGAATTTGAGGGTTTACGGGTTTCCGATGTCGAGGAAGTTCTTCAAAGCCATTTTAATAAAGAAGCTATGAGTGTTTGCCAAGTGCAAAAAAAGAAGTCATAA